GTTCTGTTTTTAACACGCCATAAACCTATTTTTCTACTTGGTTTATTTTTTCATATCGCTCAAAATACCCGTTCTATTTAACAACGTGAGACGTTTATGACTGATGCTTTGGTGTTGAGCGGTTTGTCCAAAACTTATCGTAATGGTTTTCAGGCGTTAAAAGGGATCGACCTTACCGTACCTGAAGGTGAATTCTATGCATTATTAGGACCTAATGGTGCAGGAAAATCGACAACGATTGGTATCATCAGCTCTTTAACCAAAAAAACATCTGGTTCTGTTGAGATTTTTGGGCATAACTTAGATACCCATCCCTCACATGCAAAACAATGTCTTGGTGTTGTTCCTCAAGAATTTAACTTTGGGCAATTCGAAAAAACTTTTGATATTTTAGTGACCCAAGCGGGTTATTACGGCATTCCGAAGAAATTGGCCGAACAACGTGCTGAACACTATTTAGAAAAGCTCGGTTTATGGGAAAAACGTAATATTCAATCGCGTATGCTCTCTGGTGGTATGAAACGCCGTTTGATGATTGCACGTGCAATGATGCATGAACCTAAACTGCTGATCCTTGATGAACCGACCGCTGGCGTTGATATTGAGTTACGTCGTTCGATGTGGGACTTCCTCACCGAAATGAATGAAAATGGCACTTCAATTATTCTTACCACACACTATTTAGAAGAAGCTGAAATGCTGTGTCGTCGTATTGCAATCATTGACCGCGGTGTGATTAAAGAAGATACCTCGATGAAAGGTTTCCTTAATCAACTGAATGAAGAATCGTTTATCTGTGATTTAGCCGAGCCAATCGAAATTTTTGACCTGAATATTATCGGTTTTAAATTTAATCTGATTGATCCAGTTACCCTAGAAGTGACAATGGATAAAGCGCATAGCATGAATGACCTGTTCTTGCTGTTACAGTCACAGAATATCCAAGTCAGCAGTATGCGTAATAAATCGAATCGCTTAGAAGAATTGTTCGTGAAAATGGTCGAGAAAAATCTTGCAGGAGCGGATCAATGAATTTCAGTCAATTACAAACCGCGCTCTGGACTTTAGTGGTTAAAGAAATTCGTCGCTTTATGCGTATTTGGCCACAAACCTTACTTCCACCAGCAATTACCATGAGTTTGTACTTCGTGATTTTTGGCAACTTGGTCGGCTC
This genomic stretch from Acinetobacter sp. C32I harbors:
- a CDS encoding ABC transporter ATP-binding protein; translated protein: MTDALVLSGLSKTYRNGFQALKGIDLTVPEGEFYALLGPNGAGKSTTIGIISSLTKKTSGSVEIFGHNLDTHPSHAKQCLGVVPQEFNFGQFEKTFDILVTQAGYYGIPKKLAEQRAEHYLEKLGLWEKRNIQSRMLSGGMKRRLMIARAMMHEPKLLILDEPTAGVDIELRRSMWDFLTEMNENGTSIILTTHYLEEAEMLCRRIAIIDRGVIKEDTSMKGFLNQLNEESFICDLAEPIEIFDLNIIGFKFNLIDPVTLEVTMDKAHSMNDLFLLLQSQNIQVSSMRNKSNRLEELFVKMVEKNLAGADQ